Genomic window (Phycisphaeraceae bacterium):
AAGATGCATTGCACAATGCTTGCGCTGGATCATCTCCCACTGGTCATGGGTCATCTTTCCAAAGATCGCACTTGGATGAGTCATCTTCTCACCATGTAGAACCCGGTTCACCCGGGAGCGAAGGTGCTGTAGGCCTGTTGAAAAATCAACTTCAGGTGCTGGCTGGAAACTTTTGGGTGCCTTGAATCCTCTTGGCATGGGCTTGGGTCCCATCGCAGACTTGAAAAACGCTGCTCGGATGAGCCAGATCATGGGTGCCGGGAACGCCTTTTCACCGCCATCTAGCGCTGCGACGAACAGCTTTGCACAATGGTCCATAATTTGTCCCGCAGTCCAATTGCCCGTATGCGATAAGGTTCCGGCTGCGTGCGCAGCTTCGATACGGCCGAGTTCTTCCGCGATATCGGCAATCGAGCCAAACTCGAGTTCACGATGCGGGGCGGTCTTTGTATTCACGGGCGCAGCAGTGGTCATTGATCTCTCCAGAACATGCACGAGGAACGCTCTTCACATCACGAAACCGAAGTGTGCCGAACTGTAAATCACTTTTACGGGTCTGACCACTGACAACTGTCAGAAGTTGTTAGTGTTGGATAAAGTAAATGAAAAACCCGCACAGAGGTGTGCGGGCTTTGTAAAGAATATCAAACTACAGCTCAATCAGCCCTTGGCCATCTTCTCTGCCTTGGCGCGTGCGTCGTCGAGTGTGCCGACGTACATAAACGCGGACTCGGGAAGATCGTCGCCTTCACCATCGCAGAGTCGCTCGAACGAGTCGATTGTCTCGTCAAGACTTGAGTTCACACCCGGGAATCCGGTGAATACTTCCGCCACGTAGAATGGCTGCGACAGGAAGCGTTCGATACGACGGGCACGGCCCACGATCTGCTTGTCATTTTCAGAGAGTTCGTCAACACCGAGGATCGCAATGATGTCCTGTAGATCCTTGTAACGCTGGATGATCTTCTGCACCCGTGACGCGATCGCGTAGTGGCGTTCGCCGATAATGCCGGGATCGAGGATTCGCGAGGTTGACGCAAGCGGATCCACCGCAGGGTAGATGCCCTTTTCTGCAATGCTTCGTGAGAGCGTGACGAACGCGTCCAAGTGAGCAAATGCTGTCGCGGGAGCCGGGTCGGTCAGGTCGTCAGCAGGGACGTAAATCGCCTGGACGGAGGTCACAGCACCCTTGTCGGTTGATGTGATGCGTTCCTGGAGCTGACCCATTTCCGTCGAGAGCGTTGGCTGGTAGCCCACGGCTGACGGCATACGGCCGAGCAGCGCGGACACCTCGGAACCCGCCTGCGTGAAGCGGAACACGTTGTCCACGAACATCATGGTTTCCTTGCCGGATGTATCGCGGAAGTCTTCGGCCATGGTCAGGCCAGACAGAGCGACACGGAGACGGGCTCCGGGCGGTTCATTCATCTGACCGAACACCATGGCGACCTTATCGAGAACGTGTGCCTGATTGCCGTTTTCATCTGTGAACTCGGCTTCTTTCATTTCACGCCAGAGGTCGTTTCCTTCGCGGGTGCGTTCGCCAACGCCACAGAACACAGAGTAACCACCGAACTCACGGGCCACGCGTGCGATCATCTCCTGGATGATAACGGTCTTGCCAACACCCGCACCACCGAACAGACCGATCTTGCCGCCTCGAACGAACGGGCAGAGCATGTCGATGACCTTGATACCTGTCTCAAGGATTTCGGTGTTCGGGTTGAGGTTTGTGAACTCGGGAGGAGCACGGTGGATGGGCATGCGACGTGCATCGGTGACCTGTGGCATGTTATCGATTGGCTCACCGAGCAGATTGAACACGCGACCAAGCACCTTCTCACCGACAGGGACGGACACGGGTGAGCCGGAATCGCTCACCTTCATGCCACGAACAAGGCCGTCGGTCGATCCGAGCGCAACCGCACGCACCACACCACCACCAAGGTGCTGCTGCACCTCTCCTGTCAGGTTCAAAGCACCTGCACTTGTGTTTTCCTTGACCGTGATAGCGTTGTAGATCTCGGGCAGCGCCTCATCGGGAAACTGCGCGTCAAATGTGGACCCGATGACCTGAGTAATTGTGCCGGTCGCTGCCATATCGTGATGTTCCTCAGCAGTTCGCGTGGAATGATCGAAATGCGCCAATACCGAGCGGCATCGGGCCTCCGGATCACAGCCCGGAGAAGGGCCCCAAGGATATGCCGAGGCCGCATCAGAGCCAAGTCATAGATCTGTGAAACGGGGTAGTTTCTCGGGCTCAATCAGCCCAAAGTCTTCACCGAGAGAGACGGCATACGTCATGAAAAAACCGCCCACTTGCTGTGGACGGTGCATCGCGTTCCCCGTTGTGGCTCAGTGCTGACGGAGTGACGAACGGGCCACCTCGCCCAGCTTGTGACGAAGGTCATCGTCGACATCTATAAACTTCACTGCGATCCGCCATCGCATAAATCCGGATCGCTCAAGGCGTACCACCTCAGCTGGAACCTGTACCAACCCTACGGGCCCGACCAGTGTCACCATGAGCTTCTTGCCGGGTTTCATCCCCGATTTACCCTGACGCTCTACCAACATGCCACCACAGGACAGGTTGATCACCTCGCCAAGCGAACTGCCTAGCTCACCAATGTGCAGGCGACCCGTGATCCGACGATCGTCAGGTGCTTCATCCTTGGGGCCTACCTCGTGCAGGCCGGCTCGAATTTGTGACAAGTAACCCACGATCTGCCCATCGGAAATGTGGACGTGTGACTTGACTGCTCTGACAGAAGTTTCTCCATCGAGCTGTCCAGAAGACGTTTTTCAACGATACCGCAGGCTCATCTGTGAGCAATCAGGTCCCATACACAGTATTGAAGCATCCAGAGAAACAACTGGCCAGAGCTGGCCCGACTTGCTGATGAATGAAATCCGGATGTGATTCAGACCATCACTACACTGCGTCATGGGAATGCCGACACCCCGCAAACTCGTCCCCGACAGCATCGCCTGGGCAGTGTTCCTCGCATGCTCATGGACATGGTGCATCGGGATGATCCTCCCGACATTGATGCTGCGCGATGGTGGGATCGGCGGGTATCTGATCTTTCTGATTCCCAATGCGATCGGGGCAGCTGCGATGGGCTGGGTGCTGCGCCGGGACGACCAGAGCTTCCGATTCGTTGCAAACCATGAGCTTGCATGTCGGGCGTTCTCGTGGATCACCATCCTGTTCCATGTGTTCGCGATCGCGTGGCTGTCGACCATGCTCCCGCTGGTATCTCTGCTGGTTGCATCGTTCGTTGTGCTCGCTGTACACATTCTTCTGTGGAGTCAGGGGACCTGTCTGCGTCGTGCTGGCTTTATTGTGTTTCTTGCATCCATCTGCCTTGCGCTGATCTATCTCGTCAATCCAGCACCATCGAGACCCACTTGGCCTAACGGCGCGTCCATGCCAGCCGATTTCTGGATTCTTGCGCTCGTTTGCGTCTTTGGGTTTGCACTGTGCCCGTATCTCGATCTGACATTCCATCGCGTGCGTCAGTCCGAGGGCCCGCACGCGTCCAAGGTCTCATTCACCGTTGGATTTTGCGTCTTCTTTGTGATGATGATGGTGTTCTCGTTCATGTACTCAGGCTGGCTTGAGAGCGTCGTGAGTCTGCCACAAGCAGAGGGTAATCCAAAGCGGTTTGGGCTGATCGCACCGACACTCTTCGCAACACACTTCGGGTTGCAGGCGTGGTTCACGATTCGTGCGCACACCCGCGAGCTTGCGCGAACCGATGCAACGCCCAGAGCGCTCACAGCATCACACTCACAGACGTGGCTGGTGGTATTTGCAGTGGTTGTCGCGATCTCACTCGCAGCGATATCCCGATATCCGCATGGCTTTGCAGATCTTTCCTTCGGCGAGGTTGGGTATCGCGTTCTTCTCGGGTTTTATGGGCTTGTGTTCCCGGCGTACATGCTGATTGTCGCGCTCCCCGCGGGCGGGTTTGGAAAGCAGGCAACCGGCTCTCACCCACTCGGAGCACGGATGATCATGTTTGCTGTTGCTGTCGGAGGTGCGTCGCCGTTTTATTTCTTCGGGTTCGTCCAGCGTGACGAATCGCTGCTCGCACCGGGCCTTGCGATTGTCATTGCAAGCCGCGTCTTCCTGCCAGTGATGAGCCGAATCATCGGTCAGCATGAGTCCGCATCAACCAGCGTGTGAGAGCAAGTGTTGAGCTGTCTGGCGTGTGAGTTCGGGCTCATCCTCGCTCGCTGCGAGTTGTTGTAATGTCTTCACAAACTTCGCTCTATCTGTCGTCTGATCTGTAGCGAGAATCAGCATCGCATTCCGTTTGAGCATGCCAAGGCTTGCGCGCGTCATCGAGCTTCCCGCAAGCGCACTGACTCGATCAGACTCAGACCAGGCGAGCACAACGAATGGATCAAATGACTGGCGACTTGACTGGTACGCATCGTTCGGCGCGATCTGCGATTTTCCCAAGCCCATCGGCGAGTTGTGCGGGCACACATCCATGCAGATATCGCATCCAAACAACCAGCCATTGAGCTGCGCCTGCAAACTCCCATCGATTGCATTTCGCTGCTCGATTGTCAGATACGAGATGCATCTGCTCGCGTCGAGCGCGTACGGCGTGATGGCATCGGTCGGGCACGCGTCGATACATCGTGTGCACGATCCGCAATGGTCGACAATCTGCTTTCGCTGTGGTGTGTGTACAAGGTCGAGTGTGGTGAAGAATCCACCAAGAAAGTAGCGGCTGCCCAGTGTCGGATGAATGAGCAGGGTGTGCTTGCCGATCCATCCGAGCCCCGCCCGCTGCGCCAGTTCGCGTTCCAGCACCGGCGCGGTGTCCACAAACGCCCGATGCTCATGCCCTGTATGCGCCTCTCGCAATACATCGCAGATCGCATGCAAACGCTTTCTGATAACCTTGTGGTAGTCCCGTCCCTGTGCGTACCGCGCAACCCTGCCAGCACCAGAATGCAAGGGCAGCGATGGTTCCTGCCTGTTTGCGTACAGATCCGCCACAACCACAGCGCATCGTGCGTTCTCAATCATGTATGCCGGATGCAGACGCAGATCGACGTTTCGGGCAAGATATGACATTGCGCCGTGCTTGCCACTATCGATCCAGTTGTTGTAGAAATTGATGTGCTCTGACGGCTCAAGCGAACTCACACCCGCGAGCGCAAAGCCGTGGTCAATACACATTTCGAGCACACGCTGCGTCAGATGCTCGCGATCATGCTGTGTGGTGTGCTCGCTGGATGACATAAGTTACGCCGACATGGCGCTGCCCGCGTGGAGCGCTCGACGAATCGACGTTGCTGCATCTGTCAGCACACGCTCAACTGCGCCCTTATCCGTTGCAAAGTGCGTGGAATCATGCTCAACAACAATCCACGCATTTGCTGGCAGTCCGGTGATCGCGGCATTCCACTGGCCCATCGAGAAATCCGGCATGACAGGCGCGTTGTGATCAACCTCGCGCACTTTCAGCATTGCAAGCCTATTGCCGAGCATGGTCACACCCGCATCCGGCGATTCGCCACCCCGCAACGCAACCGCTGCGGAATACGAGGCGCAGAGGAGCGGGCTCTGGATCGTGTCGAGGATGTCCATCAGCGATGATGCGGTGATGTAGTCGCCACCGTTCTCGATCGAGACACGCACACCCGTTTTGTCGGCGTGATCTACGACCTTTGCAAGACGATTGCAGATGCGCTTAGTGGTTTTCGCCAGCGACTCACCACCGGAACGATGGAAACCAAACACACGCACAAGTGGGCACTCGAGCGATGACGCAAGATCGATCATCCGCTTCGCCTGGCGAACCGTCTTCTCCTGATCGCCAATCACAGTCCCAACCACCGGCGGATTGATTGGCTGATCAAATGTGAGATTGGTTGCGATTGAAGCAATCGTCACGCCCCGTGATTGCGCTGCTTCAAACACCTTGCCTGTTGCAGACTGGGCAGGATCGGACATGATGTCTGACATGCCATAGCCAGCGGTGCGAAGTTCGACACCCTGATATCCGGATGCGACAGCAGCACGTATCACGTGGTCGATCTTCCATTCGGGGCAAGCAAGAGTTGAAAAGGCGAGTTTCGGCATGGATCGCATCCTTCGTCGAGAGATGTTCACTGTCTGGCAGGATAATCCTAGCCCACACCGCACGAAAAAGGCGTTCGCTCCCACGTGTCAATCATTGCCTGAGAGGTCAACAAAGTTCATGCGTAATCGGTACAACCGGTTCATATAGCGGGAACCCACACCAGCACACTCACATTCGGCGTGCTTTCGAGCCTGATCTATGCACCAATACAGGTATGACCTTTGCGGTTCGCTCATGCCAATCCCGCATTCGATGCCTTTGGCCCGCCCTGCTCGGGATTGGACTCGCCTCGATTCTCTCGGGATGCGGCGCTACACAACGGGAGCATCTTCTGAGATCACACAATGCATCTATCAAGGTCACAACTGCGACTGAATACGTATCGGAGCAGAATGAAACCCAAGCCCCTGAACTGGCTTTTTACCTCCAGCAGACACCCGAGTAAACGACTGCGAACAAATCTCATTCTTCACAAGGCAACTGTGCGTGCGTGTTGAACTGTCTACGCTGGTGCTGCATTTGCAGGAGACCAGCCTATGTCACAACGCGAGATCGAATCGAGTATCCATACAGATCTTGAGAACAGGATGACCTACTGGGGCTATCTGCAGCTTGATCGTGTGCTCAGCGCACAGAACCCGCTCTCAAACCCCACGCATCATGATGAGACGCTCTTCATTATCCAGCACCAGACAAGCGAACTCTGGATGAAGCTGATTATCCACGAGTTAGCAGCAGCCATAGAGCACATCCGCAACGATCGGCTTGAGCCCTGCTTCAAGATTCTGGCTCGCGTGAAACAGATCCAGCTGCAACTGACTAATCAATGGACGGTGCTGACGACAATGACACCGAGCGAATATCTGGAGTTCCGCCATGTGTTGGGACACGCCAGTGGCTTCCAGTCATATCAGTACCGAATGATCGACTTCATGCTGGGCAACAAGGACCATCGCATGATGAAACTGTTCGAGCATGACACGCATGTCTATCCAAAGGTGAATCACGCGTTTACCCAGCCAAGCATCTACGACGAGTTTCTGAGATATCTTCGTCGTCGTGGGCACGACGTACCCGATGATATCATCAACCGCGACGTGACCCTGCGTCATAACACGTCCCCCGAGATCGTCCGGGTCTTTACAAACATCTACGAACATTATCGCGCGCATTGGGATGCATACGAGATGGCAGAAAAGCTGGTCGACGTTGATGAGCAGGCAGCGCTCTGGCGGTTCAGACATGTCAAGGTTGTCGAGCGGATCATCGGGTTTAAGCAGGGCACCGGCGGGAGCAGCGGCGTGAAGTTCCTTCGAGGCGTCGTCGACCACCAGTATTTTCCAGAGTTGTGGCAGGTACGCACCGAACTCAAGCAGCCACACCCGCAACAGGACTGAACTGCTCCGACCTGACTGACTACGCGCTTGTATCCATCTTGAGTGAGCCAGACGATGTCAGCCACTCATAGGTGTCAAGAACACCTGCTGTATGTGTGCTTGCTTTGTGCTCCTGTGCAACATACTCACGAGCGCTTCGCGCAGTTGCTCGCGCACGCTCAGGATTCGCTAGGATCTCAGCAAGCAGGATGCGCCACGCATTTGTTGAATCATGGCGCACACAAAGCGATGTTTGGCCGTCACGAAGCATGCCAACAAGGGGATCTTCATGCGCAAGTACGAGCACACCGCTTGCCATCGCATCAAGCATGATCGAGCGATGCTCGCCGACCGCTTCCGGCACGATCAGTGCATCAGCCTGCAATGCAGGAAGCCGGTCTGCGTCAATATTTGGGACCTGGCTGACTCGATCGGTCAGCCCCAGCCTTGCGATCACCGGACCAACCGAGGCGTGCCCCGCTGCATCCGCGTCGATCAGCACCAGAAAATCAGCACCGTCTGCCGCGACTGCAGCGCACGCTTCAATCAACGCAACATAGGCTTGACGCTGCTGACCTGAACCGCCAACAAGTAGTGTCGGCGTCCGCTGCTCTTGAAAGATCGGATGGATCTCCGATGGGCAAAGGACACCCCACGGCACACATCGCGATGCGATGTCCGGCTTTCGAGATGATGCAAGCCGCGCAATGAGTCTTCGCTGCAACGCTGGATCTGGTGTCAATAGTGCAACTGAATCGGTTGACATCACCGTTGCGTGCGATGCTGCAACCCGCTGAACGAACGCAGCACTGTTGACTTCTATCGCAATAGCGCAGTTGAAGTGTTCAGCAAGAAAGAAACCGACAGGAAGCAACTCAAGGCCAAACACATGCACGATGAGCTTTGCTTCATCGTGGACCATCGGCCTGATCTGCTCTGCAAGCATCGCCTGGCTGACCGAGCGGAACAGCGAGGGGCGATCGTCATATGGAACCAATCGGGCGAACATGCCCTGCGGCACACGGGCCACCGCTGATGCAGGAGCAACATGAATCACGTCAACACCTTCGTCAGCAAGTCCAATCTGCAGCCGACGAAGGAGCGCACGCTCTCGAAGCGCCATATCACGATCGGTGAGCAGTATAGTTTGCACAACTGACTCCGGCGAGCATCAGATTCTGGCACGTGAATCGGCAGATGCGCGGAAGGACAGGTTTGGTACCGGGCTTTTATCGTCTTTCACTGCTTCCGTGCGCCACACGCCAACCCAGTGACCAGGCGTCGCCTCGCGCAACACGTAGTCGCCTGCAGGCCCGGGTGCCCGCGCGAGGTCTTGGGGCGGCTGATGCCACGGCCACCAGGGGCGCACGCCTTGCTCAGCGCCCGGCAAACGATGGAACTGCGTCTCATCCCCCACAACCTCGTCGATCGTCTCAAGCCGATCCAGACGAGCTCCAAGCTTCGGGATGCTCGCAAGGAGACCGTGCGTGTATGGGTGCATCGGATTATCAAACAACTCAAAGACGGGAGCGTACTCAACAACGCGCCCAGCGTACATCACACACACAACATCCGCATTTTCCGCAACAACACCAAGATCGTGCGTAATAAGCATCACCGCGAGATCACGCGATTGTTTTAGTTCGGCAATGAGTTCGAGAATCTGCGCCTGAATTGTGACGTCGAGCGCGGTGGTCGGCTCGTCAGCGAGCAGCAGGCGTGGCTTGCACGAGAGCGCCATTGCGATCATGACACGCTGGCGCATTCCACCGGAGAACTGGTGCGGATACGCCTTGATACGCTTTTCCGGTTCCGGAATGCCCACATCACGCATCACGTCGATTGCAATCGCCTTTGCTTCATCGTATGAAACGTGCTGATGAAGCAGGATCGCTTCCATGATCTGGTCGCCAACGGTGTAGACCGGATTCAGGCTCGTCATCGGCTCCTGAAAAATCATCGCGATCTCGTTGCCACGAATCTCCCGCATCTGGGGTTCGTTCAATGTCAGCAGATCGACCTCGTGGTTGTCTTCGCGCTTGAAGAGAATCCTGCCACGATCAAATCGGCCCGGTGGACGCGGCACAAGTTGGAGAGAACTCATCGCGGTCACACTCTTTCCGCAGCCAGACTCTCCCACCACTGCGAGTGTCTGCCTCGGAAAGATGCTCATGCGGACGCCATCAACCGCCTGAATACGTGGTCCGGCACCATTATCAAACGAGACCGCAAGATTATCGACTCGCATAATCGGTGTTGACAGATCAACCTTGCTGTTCGCGCGTGCAGTTGAGGATTGTGTTACTGTTGAACTCATTGATTTTTCCAATCACCAGTCTTTATTTCATCCAGAGACTCACACTCAGACACGCGCCTTACGCAACTTTGGATCGATTGCGTCACGAAGTGCCTCGCCGATCAGGTTGTAGCTCAGCACAGTAAAGAAGATCGCTCCACCCGGAAAAATGGCGAGCCACCAGAGGAAATCGCCTGCTTCGCCGGTTGCGTTGTTCAGTAGTTTCCCCCAACTCGGCTGGCCGACCGGCCCAAGCCCGAGAAAGCTCAGAATCGCCTCAATCAGGATCGCGCTTGCGATCATGAACGATGCTTCCACCAGCACGGGAGTCACGCCGTTCGGCAGCATGTGTTTAAACATGATCGCACGCAACGGAAGCCCCACAGCCTTTGCCGACTGGACAAAGTCCTGATTGCGCAGCTTCATGAACTCGGCGCGCGTAAATCGAGCTGCACCGGTCCACGTGAAGCAGCCGATGATCGCCATCATAACGTAAGTAGAACGCAGTTCCTGCGGTAGCACACCAGCTGCAACAATCAGCAGAAACAGTACCGGAACGGACATGAACACCTCAAGCACACGGAAGAGCAGCATGTCCACTCCGCCGCCAAAGTACCCCATCAACGCACCCATTGTGATACCAATCATGAGCGCCAGACCAGTCGAGACCAGACCGATAGAGATTGACAGTCTCGACGCATGAAGCAACTGCGTCAGCACATCCGCGCCAAGCACATCGGTGCCGAGCAGGAATGTCGCGTTGCCCATCTCCGGTCTGTAGGTCTCACCCTCTACTGTCGCGATGTCCGTCATTGGAGGTTGATTGAACCATCGTGTGCTCGTCTGACCTGGTGAGAACGGAATGAGGGTGTATGTTGCCTGAACCGTACCTTGAGCTTGCTGCTGACGATACTGGAACGTTTCAAGCGGCGTGTCCCATCGCAGTGTCAACAGTCCAACCGAGCACAGGAACGCAATCCCCACCACTACTCCCCGCAGCGACCATGAACGAAGCATCGGGAGCAGGCTGCACAGAACAGCAGCGCCGGCTCCGATCATGAGAGCGAGCTTGAAATCTGCGAAGGGACTGTTCTTGAACTTCAGGGCACCCGGCGTGATATTGCGCGTCTTGAAAAACTGCGCATCAACAATGCCAGCAGCCACAATAGCGACACCTATCTGAATACCAACCGCAAGCACAATGATCGCGCGCGTTGAACGGGCCAGCGGGATGATTCTCGAAGGCAGGAGCAGAAAGATTGGGACAAGGATGCCACCAATCATCAGCCCAATGTCAACCGACGACAGGTGTTCGAGCAACGGCGATGATGTCACCATTTTGCCAGTCTCATCAACCTTCTTCATCAGGAGCGGATGTCCGCTCGCAAGAATCGGTGAGTAGATTGCAAAGAACAGCACAACACCAACCCAGCACATACCGATGACCGCACCTGGACGCTTGAACACCTGGGACCATGCATCTGCCCAGAACCCCTTTGCCTCCTGCTGACCAATGCCCTGCGCAAGCTGCACACCGGTCACGGATTCTGGTGCGGGTACAGGAGATGTGCTTGTCTGCTCTGCCATGTCTGGTACGAAAACTCCTCACGTATTCGATTCATTCAGAAGCGGTTTCAACGCAATCAGTCGTATGTAATTCGAGGATCGGCCAGTGCGTACAGAATGTCCGCCAGCAGAAGTGCGAGCAGATTAACAGCAGCGACGATCAACGTCGTCGCAAGCAGCAGTTCACGATCACGCTGATAGATGGAGTCAAGCACCAGCTTACCCATCCCGTTGATATTAAATATCTTCTCGATAACCACGGATCCGGAGAATGTTGCTGGGAAGATACTCACGAAGATGGTAATCACAGGAAGCAGACTGTTACGGAACACGTGCTGAAGCAAGATATCGATGCCACGAACACCTTTCGCCTTCGCAGTGCGGACGTAATCAGCGTTATAGTTGTCGAGCATCGATGCGCGCACCTGCTTGCTGAGGACAGCAAATCCGCCGTACACAATACACAACACCGGCAGCACCATGTGCCAAATCGTGTCAAAGAGATACCCACGCGATTCCAATGTTGGCAGATACGGCATGTTGTCTGCCATCACGTCGTGCAACCCGGACACTGGGAACATGCCCAATCCCTGCC
Coding sequences:
- a CDS encoding DUF1569 domain-containing protein; the encoded protein is MTTAAPVNTKTAPHRELEFGSIADIAEELGRIEAAHAAGTLSHTGNWTAGQIMDHCAKLFVAALDGGEKAFPAPMIWLIRAAFFKSAMGPKPMPRGFKAPKSFQPAPEVDFSTGLQHLRSRVNRVLHGEKMTHPSAIFGKMTHDQWEMIQRKHCAMHLGFLKYD
- the atpD gene encoding F0F1 ATP synthase subunit beta; the encoded protein is MAATGTITQVIGSTFDAQFPDEALPEIYNAITVKENTSAGALNLTGEVQQHLGGGVVRAVALGSTDGLVRGMKVSDSGSPVSVPVGEKVLGRVFNLLGEPIDNMPQVTDARRMPIHRAPPEFTNLNPNTEILETGIKVIDMLCPFVRGGKIGLFGGAGVGKTVIIQEMIARVAREFGGYSVFCGVGERTREGNDLWREMKEAEFTDENGNQAHVLDKVAMVFGQMNEPPGARLRVALSGLTMAEDFRDTSGKETMMFVDNVFRFTQAGSEVSALLGRMPSAVGYQPTLSTEMGQLQERITSTDKGAVTSVQAIYVPADDLTDPAPATAFAHLDAFVTLSRSIAEKGIYPAVDPLASTSRILDPGIIGERHYAIASRVQKIIQRYKDLQDIIAILGVDELSENDKQIVGRARRIERFLSQPFYVAEVFTGFPGVNSSLDETIDSFERLCDGEGDDLPESAFMYVGTLDDARAKAEKMAKG
- a CDS encoding PilZ domain-containing protein; translated protein: MGYLSQIRAGLHEVGPKDEAPDDRRITGRLHIGELGSSLGEVINLSCGGMLVERQGKSGMKPGKKLMVTLVGPVGLVQVPAEVVRLERSGFMRWRIAVKFIDVDDDLRHKLGEVARSSLRQH
- the queG gene encoding tRNA epoxyqueuosine(34) reductase QueG, with translation MSSSEHTTQHDREHLTQRVLEMCIDHGFALAGVSSLEPSEHINFYNNWIDSGKHGAMSYLARNVDLRLHPAYMIENARCAVVVADLYANRQEPSLPLHSGAGRVARYAQGRDYHKVIRKRLHAICDVLREAHTGHEHRAFVDTAPVLERELAQRAGLGWIGKHTLLIHPTLGSRYFLGGFFTTLDLVHTPQRKQIVDHCGSCTRCIDACPTDAITPYALDASRCISYLTIEQRNAIDGSLQAQLNGWLFGCDICMDVCPHNSPMGLGKSQIAPNDAYQSSRQSFDPFVVLAWSESDRVSALAGSSMTRASLGMLKRNAMLILATDQTTDRAKFVKTLQQLAASEDEPELTRQTAQHLLSHAG
- a CDS encoding sugar phosphate isomerase/epimerase, which produces MPKLAFSTLACPEWKIDHVIRAAVASGYQGVELRTAGYGMSDIMSDPAQSATGKVFEAAQSRGVTIASIATNLTFDQPINPPVVGTVIGDQEKTVRQAKRMIDLASSLECPLVRVFGFHRSGGESLAKTTKRICNRLAKVVDHADKTGVRVSIENGGDYITASSLMDILDTIQSPLLCASYSAAVALRGGESPDAGVTMLGNRLAMLKVREVDHNAPVMPDFSMGQWNAAITGLPANAWIVVEHDSTHFATDKGAVERVLTDAATSIRRALHAGSAMSA
- a CDS encoding tryptophan 2,3-dioxygenase translates to MSQREIESSIHTDLENRMTYWGYLQLDRVLSAQNPLSNPTHHDETLFIIQHQTSELWMKLIIHELAAAIEHIRNDRLEPCFKILARVKQIQLQLTNQWTVLTTMTPSEYLEFRHVLGHASGFQSYQYRMIDFMLGNKDHRMMKLFEHDTHVYPKVNHAFTQPSIYDEFLRYLRRRGHDVPDDIINRDVTLRHNTSPEIVRVFTNIYEHYRAHWDAYEMAEKLVDVDEQAALWRFRHVKVVERIIGFKQGTGGSSGVKFLRGVVDHQYFPELWQVRTELKQPHPQQD
- a CDS encoding glycosyltransferase gives rise to the protein MQTILLTDRDMALRERALLRRLQIGLADEGVDVIHVAPASAVARVPQGMFARLVPYDDRPSLFRSVSQAMLAEQIRPMVHDEAKLIVHVFGLELLPVGFFLAEHFNCAIAIEVNSAAFVQRVAASHATVMSTDSVALLTPDPALQRRLIARLASSRKPDIASRCVPWGVLCPSEIHPIFQEQRTPTLLVGGSGQQRQAYVALIEACAAVAADGADFLVLIDADAAGHASVGPVIARLGLTDRVSQVPNIDADRLPALQADALIVPEAVGEHRSIMLDAMASGVLVLAHEDPLVGMLRDGQTSLCVRHDSTNAWRILLAEILANPERARATARSAREYVAQEHKASTHTAGVLDTYEWLTSSGSLKMDTSA
- a CDS encoding ABC transporter ATP-binding protein, with translation MRVDNLAVSFDNGAGPRIQAVDGVRMSIFPRQTLAVVGESGCGKSVTAMSSLQLVPRPPGRFDRGRILFKREDNHEVDLLTLNEPQMREIRGNEIAMIFQEPMTSLNPVYTVGDQIMEAILLHQHVSYDEAKAIAIDVMRDVGIPEPEKRIKAYPHQFSGGMRQRVMIAMALSCKPRLLLADEPTTALDVTIQAQILELIAELKQSRDLAVMLITHDLGVVAENADVVCVMYAGRVVEYAPVFELFDNPMHPYTHGLLASIPKLGARLDRLETIDEVVGDETQFHRLPGAEQGVRPWWPWHQPPQDLARAPGPAGDYVLREATPGHWVGVWRTEAVKDDKSPVPNLSFRASADSRARI
- a CDS encoding ABC transporter permease, which produces MAEQTSTSPVPAPESVTGVQLAQGIGQQEAKGFWADAWSQVFKRPGAVIGMCWVGVVLFFAIYSPILASGHPLLMKKVDETGKMVTSSPLLEHLSSVDIGLMIGGILVPIFLLLPSRIIPLARSTRAIIVLAVGIQIGVAIVAAGIVDAQFFKTRNITPGALKFKNSPFADFKLALMIGAGAAVLCSLLPMLRSWSLRGVVVGIAFLCSVGLLTLRWDTPLETFQYRQQQAQGTVQATYTLIPFSPGQTSTRWFNQPPMTDIATVEGETYRPEMGNATFLLGTDVLGADVLTQLLHASRLSISIGLVSTGLALMIGITMGALMGYFGGGVDMLLFRVLEVFMSVPVLFLLIVAAGVLPQELRSTYVMMAIIGCFTWTGAARFTRAEFMKLRNQDFVQSAKAVGLPLRAIMFKHMLPNGVTPVLVEASFMIASAILIEAILSFLGLGPVGQPSWGKLLNNATGEAGDFLWWLAIFPGGAIFFTVLSYNLIGEALRDAIDPKLRKARV